In Streptomyces sp. RFCAC02, the following proteins share a genomic window:
- the rpmH gene encoding 50S ribosomal protein L34 — MSKRTFQPNNRRRAKTHGFRLRMRTRAGRAIIANRRSKGRARLSA, encoded by the coding sequence GTGAGCAAGCGCACTTTCCAGCCGAACAACCGGCGCCGGGCCAAGACCCATGGCTTCCGGCTGCGGATGCGGACGCGTGCCGGCCGCGCCATCATCGCGAACCGCCGCAGCAAGGGCCGCGCCCGGCTGTCGGCCTGA
- the rnpA gene encoding ribonuclease P protein component, translating to MLPSENRLRRREDFATAMRRGRRAGRPHLVVHLSGGDNPHPAEETLPPPRAGFVVSKAVGNAVVRNLVQRRLRHLLRDRLTRLPAGSLVVVRALPGAGDLAHERLARELDAALERLLGGVRP from the coding sequence GTGCTGCCCTCCGAGAACCGGCTGAGGCGGCGCGAGGACTTCGCGACGGCGATGCGCCGCGGGCGCAGGGCCGGACGCCCGCACCTCGTCGTCCATCTGAGCGGCGGTGACAACCCGCACCCGGCGGAGGAAACCCTTCCTCCGCCGCGTGCGGGTTTCGTCGTGAGCAAGGCCGTGGGCAACGCGGTCGTGCGCAACCTCGTGCAACGGCGTCTGCGTCATCTCCTGCGGGACCGGCTGACGCGGCTTCCCGCCGGTAGCCTGGTCGTCGTGCGGGCACTGCCCGGTGCGGGCGATCTCGCCCATGAGCGCCTCGCCCGGGAGCTCGATGCCGCGCTCGAACGGCTGCTGGGAGGGGTACGGCCATGA
- the yidD gene encoding membrane protein insertion efficiency factor YidD encodes MKYPLLLLIKLYQWTISPLLGPVCRYYPSCSHYGYTAIDRHGAVKGTVLAAWRILRCNPWSPGGVDHVPPRKRPVWHRRLRDRLRHRTLSHASPGGAPNNAQGA; translated from the coding sequence ATGAAGTACCCACTGCTGCTGCTGATCAAGCTGTACCAGTGGACCATCAGCCCGCTGCTCGGCCCCGTCTGCCGCTACTACCCGTCGTGCTCCCATTACGGATACACGGCCATCGACCGGCACGGTGCGGTGAAGGGGACCGTCCTGGCGGCCTGGCGCATCCTGCGCTGCAACCCCTGGTCGCCCGGGGGAGTCGATCACGTTCCTCCCCGGAAGCGCCCGGTATGGCATCGGCGGCTTCGCGACCGTCTGCGGCACCGGACGCTTTCCCACGCCTCGCCCGGGGGTGCCCCCAACAATGCCCAAGGAGCCTGA
- the yidC gene encoding membrane protein insertase YidC — MNSILSPLYIAVSWIIIRFHSLYSLIFDEDSGWAWGLSIVSLVVLVRICLIPLFVRQIKATRNMQALQPRMKKIQERYKNDRQRQSEEMMKLYKETGTNPLASCLPILAQSPFFIALFQTLSHIANNQKVGVLTDAEVESARQATVFGAPIATRFMDSAHEVAELGASLGTVRTVTIIMIILMSASQFYTQRQLMTKNVDLTAKTPFMNQQKLLMYVFPIMFAVFGINFPVGVLIYWLTTNVWSMGQQLFVIQRNPTPGSLAYKQRQERLQKKGKIAAPAESPGKKTAEAARSARTQPKRQSKAQRQSGTGQQPRSQAESSATDKPDADVEEPEAQPQAQSNGTAQKKQPAAKKQPARKPSQGKNKPSAKSKK, encoded by the coding sequence ATCAACTCGATCCTCAGTCCTCTTTATATCGCTGTCTCATGGATCATCATCCGGTTTCACTCGCTGTACAGCCTGATCTTCGATGAGGACAGCGGCTGGGCCTGGGGCCTGTCGATCGTCTCCCTGGTGGTCCTCGTCCGCATCTGCCTGATCCCGCTCTTCGTGCGGCAGATCAAGGCGACGCGGAACATGCAGGCGCTCCAGCCCCGGATGAAGAAGATCCAGGAGCGCTACAAGAACGACCGGCAGCGTCAGTCCGAAGAGATGATGAAGCTGTACAAGGAGACGGGCACCAACCCGTTGGCGAGCTGCCTGCCGATCCTTGCGCAGTCCCCCTTCTTCATCGCCCTCTTCCAGACGCTCAGCCACATCGCGAACAACCAGAAGGTCGGTGTCCTCACCGATGCCGAGGTCGAGAGCGCGCGCCAGGCGACGGTGTTCGGCGCTCCGATCGCCACCCGGTTCATGGACAGCGCCCACGAGGTGGCCGAGCTGGGCGCCTCCCTGGGCACGGTCCGCACCGTCACGATCATCATGATCATCCTGATGTCGGCGTCGCAGTTCTACACGCAGCGCCAGCTCATGACGAAGAACGTGGACCTCACCGCGAAGACGCCGTTCATGAACCAGCAGAAGCTGCTCATGTACGTCTTCCCGATCATGTTCGCCGTCTTCGGCATCAACTTCCCCGTCGGCGTCCTGATCTACTGGCTCACCACCAACGTCTGGTCCATGGGTCAGCAGCTCTTCGTGATCCAGCGGAACCCCACGCCGGGCAGCCTCGCCTACAAGCAGCGCCAGGAGCGGCTGCAGAAGAAGGGCAAGATCGCCGCGCCGGCGGAGTCCCCGGGGAAGAAGACCGCCGAGGCGGCCCGCAGCGCGCGGACGCAGCCCAAGCGGCAGTCCAAGGCACAGCGCCAGTCCGGCACCGGGCAGCAGCCGCGGTCCCAGGCCGAGTCCTCGGCGACCGACAAGCCCGATGCGGATGTCGAGGAGCCGGAGGCCCAGCCGCAAGCGCAGAGCAACGGCACCGCGCAGAAGAAGCAGCCGGCGGCGAAGAAGCAGCCCGCCCGGAAGCCCTCCCAGGGCAAGAACAAGCCGTCCGCGAAGAGCAAGAAGTAA
- a CDS encoding R3H domain-containing nucleic acid-binding protein, with product MTETTSAAAAPAEVTDALTRLEQEGEIAADYLEGLLDIADLDGDIDMDVEGDRAAVSIIADGSARDLQKLVGRDGEVLEALQELTRLAVHRETGERSRLMLDIAGHRAHKREKLTALGTEAAREAKETGEPVKLKPMTPFERKVVHDAVAAAGLRSESEGEEPQRRVVVLP from the coding sequence GTGACGGAGACCACTTCAGCCGCCGCCGCTCCCGCCGAGGTCACCGATGCGCTGACCAGGCTGGAACAGGAGGGCGAGATCGCGGCCGACTACCTGGAGGGGCTGCTCGACATCGCGGACCTCGACGGCGACATCGACATGGACGTCGAGGGCGACCGGGCCGCGGTCTCGATCATCGCCGACGGTTCGGCGCGTGACCTGCAGAAGCTCGTCGGCCGCGACGGCGAGGTCCTGGAGGCCCTCCAGGAGCTGACCCGCCTTGCGGTGCACCGGGAGACCGGTGAGCGCAGCCGTCTGATGCTCGACATCGCCGGCCACCGGGCGCACAAGCGCGAGAAGCTCACCGCGCTGGGCACCGAGGCCGCGCGGGAGGCCAAGGAGACCGGCGAGCCGGTCAAGCTGAAGCCGATGACGCCGTTCGAGCGCAAGGTCGTGCACGACGCGGTGGCCGCGGCCGGCCTGCGCAGCGAGTCGGAGGGCGAGGAGCCGCAGCGCCGGGTGGTCGTCCTCCCGTGA
- the rsmG gene encoding 16S rRNA (guanine(527)-N(7))-methyltransferase RsmG — translation MSEAPSADESPKVPTPPPAAQRVFGDRLPDAVRYADLLAEVGVRRGLIGPREVPRLWERHLLNCAVLSEVVPEGVTVCDVGSGAGLPGIPLALVRPDLRISLLEPLLRRTTFLQEVVELIGLDDQVTVVRGRAEEVLSTFTPVHVVTARAVAPLDRLAGWGIPLLRPYGEMLALKGDTAEDELRAARSALGKLGAVSSSVLRVGADVVDPPSTVVRVEVGESPGGVRFAAKRAKAARRGTRSGRGHR, via the coding sequence GTGAGTGAGGCCCCCTCCGCGGACGAGTCGCCGAAGGTACCGACGCCGCCTCCCGCGGCGCAGCGGGTCTTCGGCGACCGGCTGCCCGACGCGGTTCGGTACGCGGACCTGCTCGCCGAGGTGGGGGTGCGCCGCGGCCTGATCGGTCCGCGTGAGGTGCCCCGTCTCTGGGAGCGCCACCTCCTGAACTGCGCGGTTCTCTCCGAGGTGGTGCCCGAGGGTGTCACCGTCTGCGATGTCGGCTCGGGTGCGGGTCTGCCGGGTATTCCGCTCGCCCTGGTCCGGCCGGACCTGCGGATCAGCCTGCTGGAACCCCTGCTGCGGCGCACGACCTTCCTCCAGGAGGTGGTCGAGCTGATCGGCCTCGACGACCAGGTCACCGTGGTGAGGGGACGAGCCGAGGAGGTGCTGAGCACCTTCACGCCCGTCCATGTGGTGACCGCCCGGGCCGTCGCTCCGCTCGACCGGCTCGCGGGGTGGGGCATCCCACTGCTGCGGCCCTACGGCGAGATGCTCGCCCTCAAGGGCGACACCGCCGAGGATGAGCTGCGGGCGGCCCGCTCCGCGCTCGGCAAGCTGGGGGCCGTCAGCAGCTCCGTCCTCCGCGTCGGGGCGGATGTTGTGGATCCGCCGTCGACCGTGGTGCGGGTCGAGGTCGGGGAGAGCCCCGGCGGTGTGCGCTTCGCTGCCAAACGGGCCAAGGCCGCACGCCGCGGCACCCGTTCCGGCCGCGGGCACCGCTGA
- a CDS encoding ParA family protein has protein sequence MAGFEPTKAARVEESEPLRSDANIAGPTADPVPGPRSEPADAPGGAVDIASSAPPPTGPAPAGRAAQQAVAAMYRTGGSLPRPESTRIMIVANQKGGVGKTTTTVNLAASLALHGARVLVIDLDPQGNASTALGIDHHAEVPSIYDVLVESLPLSDVVQPVHDVEGLFCAPATIDLAGAEIELVSLVARESRLKRAISAYEQPLDYVFIDCPPSLGLLTVNALVAGAEVCIPIQCEYYALEGLGQLLRNVELVRGHLNPELHVSTILLTMYDGRTRLASQVAEEVRSHFGAEVLRTNIPRSVRISEAPSYGQTVLTYDPGSSGSLSYLEAAREIALRGVASQHVLPQQEQRGPVEGTQ, from the coding sequence ATGGCAGGCTTTGAACCCACGAAGGCTGCGCGTGTCGAGGAGAGTGAACCATTGCGGTCCGACGCCAATATCGCGGGGCCGACGGCCGATCCGGTCCCCGGCCCTCGGTCCGAACCGGCGGATGCACCGGGAGGCGCGGTGGACATCGCGTCGAGCGCCCCGCCGCCGACCGGGCCGGCTCCGGCAGGCCGGGCGGCTCAGCAGGCGGTGGCGGCGATGTACCGCACCGGCGGAAGCCTGCCGCGTCCCGAGAGCACCCGCATCATGATCGTCGCCAACCAGAAGGGCGGCGTCGGCAAGACCACGACCACGGTCAACCTCGCCGCTTCGCTGGCCCTGCACGGGGCACGGGTCCTGGTGATCGACCTCGACCCGCAGGGGAACGCCTCGACGGCGCTCGGTATCGATCATCACGCCGAAGTCCCGTCCATCTACGACGTCCTGGTGGAGAGCCTGCCGCTGTCCGACGTCGTCCAGCCGGTGCACGATGTCGAGGGCCTTTTCTGTGCTCCCGCCACCATCGACCTGGCCGGTGCCGAGATCGAGCTGGTCTCCCTGGTGGCCAGGGAGAGCCGGCTGAAGCGGGCGATCAGCGCCTATGAGCAACCGCTGGACTATGTCTTCATCGACTGCCCGCCTTCGCTCGGCCTGCTCACCGTCAACGCGCTGGTCGCCGGCGCGGAGGTCTGCATCCCCATCCAGTGCGAGTACTACGCCCTGGAGGGCCTGGGGCAGCTCCTGCGCAATGTGGAGCTGGTCCGGGGACACCTCAACCCCGAGTTGCACGTCTCGACCATCCTGCTGACCATGTACGACGGCCGGACCAGGCTGGCCTCCCAGGTCGCGGAGGAAGTGCGCAGCCACTTCGGCGCCGAGGTCCTCAGGACGAACATCCCCCGGTCCGTCCGCATCTCCGAGGCACCGAGCTATGGACAGACGGTCCTCACCTACGATCCCGGTTCAAGCGGTTCCCTGTCCTACCTGGAAGCCGCTCGGGAGATCGCCCTGCGGGGTGTGGCTTCTCAGCATGTTCTGCCGCAGCAGGAACAGCGCGGCCCGGTGGAGGGAACACAGTGA
- a CDS encoding ParB/RepB/Spo0J family partition protein — MSERRRGLGRGLGALIPAAPPRSESEAAASEAGPASPASLPMLNPQRGIPVPSAAERLDGTPAVERAPGAPDPASGPAAEPVPAPPAGAYFAEIPIDAIIPNPHQPREVFDEDALAELVTSIKEVGLLQPVVVRQVNSDQYELIMGERRWRACQEAELEAIPAIVRHTEDNRMLLDALLENLHRAQLNPLEEAHAYDQLLKDFQCTHDELADRIGRSRPQVSNTLRLLRLSTNVQKRVASGVLSAGHARALVAVEDPEEQERLAHRIVAENLSVRAIEEILVLMGSAAKKGAKPRGPRAGTRISPALEGLAGRLSDRFETRVKVDLGQKKGKIVVEFASVEDLNRILSQLAPDERPVLEQTRAADPAPSAEGSD; from the coding sequence GTGAGCGAACGACGCAGAGGTCTCGGCCGTGGGCTGGGAGCATTGATTCCCGCCGCGCCGCCGCGTTCGGAGAGCGAGGCCGCGGCCTCCGAGGCGGGGCCGGCCTCACCCGCTTCCCTGCCCATGCTCAACCCGCAGCGGGGCATCCCCGTCCCGTCCGCTGCTGAGCGTCTGGACGGTACGCCGGCCGTGGAGCGGGCACCGGGCGCCCCGGACCCCGCTTCGGGTCCGGCCGCTGAACCGGTACCGGCTCCGCCGGCCGGAGCGTACTTCGCCGAGATCCCGATCGACGCGATCATCCCGAACCCCCATCAGCCCCGCGAGGTCTTCGACGAGGACGCGCTGGCCGAACTCGTCACCTCCATCAAGGAGGTGGGGCTGCTCCAGCCGGTCGTCGTCCGGCAGGTGAACTCCGATCAGTACGAGCTGATCATGGGTGAGCGCCGGTGGCGGGCCTGTCAGGAAGCGGAGCTGGAAGCGATCCCCGCGATCGTCCGGCACACCGAAGACAACAGGATGCTCCTGGACGCGCTGCTGGAGAACCTCCACCGGGCTCAGCTCAATCCGCTGGAAGAGGCGCACGCCTACGACCAGTTGCTGAAGGACTTCCAGTGCACCCACGACGAACTGGCCGATCGCATCGGCCGGTCCCGTCCGCAGGTGTCGAACACGCTCCGGCTGCTCCGCCTGTCGACGAACGTCCAGAAGCGCGTGGCGTCCGGTGTGCTGTCGGCCGGCCATGCCCGTGCCCTGGTGGCTGTCGAGGACCCGGAGGAGCAGGAGCGGCTGGCGCATCGCATCGTCGCCGAGAACCTCTCGGTCCGGGCCATCGAGGAGATCCTCGTGCTGATGGGCTCGGCCGCCAAGAAGGGCGCGAAGCCGCGTGGCCCCCGGGCCGGCACTCGGATCTCCCCCGCCCTGGAAGGGCTGGCGGGCCGCCTGTCGGATCGCTTCGAGACACGCGTGAAGGTGGACCTCGGTCAGAAGAAGGGCAAGATCGTCGTCGAGTTCGCCTCGGTGGAGGACCTGAACCGCATCCTCAGCCAGTTGGCGCCCGACGAGCGGCCGGTCCTGGAGCAGACCCGGGCTGCCGATCCCGCGCCTTCCGCCGAGGGGAGCGACTGA
- a CDS encoding GNAT family N-acetyltransferase, producing the protein MGRRLVPLTPDCVGDLPARCRDCLFWEAGPVGEPRRESGSLSAEGPADGLRRKRAWVSSLTQEWGPCGRLVVVDETRVGFALYAPPDRVPRAAAFPTSPVSPDAVLLLTAWLAPECRGQGLGRTLMQSVVKDLAGRGVRAIECFADARGRTDSCLLPAPFLAAVGFEEARSHRVSPRMRLELRRTVSWRTDVGQAWDRLVGSGRGRVSLQPALRAGHVSRET; encoded by the coding sequence ATGGGGCGCCGTCTTGTGCCACTGACGCCCGACTGTGTCGGGGATCTACCGGCCCGCTGCCGTGACTGTCTCTTCTGGGAGGCCGGTCCGGTCGGTGAGCCGCGCCGGGAGTCCGGCTCGCTGTCCGCCGAGGGACCAGCGGACGGCCTGCGTCGGAAGCGGGCGTGGGTGTCGTCGTTGACTCAGGAGTGGGGGCCCTGCGGCCGACTGGTCGTGGTCGATGAGACTCGGGTCGGCTTCGCTCTCTACGCGCCTCCCGACCGTGTGCCCCGGGCCGCTGCCTTCCCCACGAGCCCCGTCAGTCCGGACGCCGTCCTGCTGCTGACTGCCTGGCTCGCCCCTGAGTGCCGGGGACAGGGGCTCGGGCGGACCCTGATGCAGTCGGTGGTGAAGGATCTCGCGGGCCGCGGCGTCCGGGCGATCGAGTGCTTCGCCGACGCGCGTGGGCGCACCGACTCCTGCTTGCTCCCGGCGCCGTTCCTGGCGGCGGTGGGGTTCGAGGAGGCGCGTTCCCATCGGGTGTCTCCCCGCATGCGGCTGGAGCTGCGGCGCACGGTGTCCTGGCGGACGGACGTCGGGCAGGCGTGGGACCGGCTGGTCGGGAGCGGTAGAGGGAGGGTCTCGCTCCAGCCAGCACTGAGGGCCGGTCACGTTTCACGTGAAACATGA
- the trxA gene encoding thioredoxin, whose protein sequence is MAGATVTATDADFEEKVLKSDKPVLVDFWAEWCGPCRMVAPALEAIAAEHAEKLTVVKLNIDENPATAARYGIMSIPTMNVYQNGDVVKTIVGAKPKAAIERDLNAFIS, encoded by the coding sequence ATGGCCGGTGCCACCGTGACCGCCACTGACGCGGACTTCGAGGAGAAGGTCCTCAAGAGCGACAAGCCCGTCCTGGTCGACTTCTGGGCGGAGTGGTGCGGTCCCTGCCGCATGGTCGCCCCCGCGTTGGAGGCCATCGCCGCCGAGCACGCCGAGAAGCTCACCGTCGTCAAGCTCAACATCGACGAGAACCCGGCCACGGCGGCCCGCTACGGCATCATGTCCATCCCCACGATGAACGTCTACCAGAACGGCGACGTCGTGAAGACCATCGTCGGAGCCAAGCCGAAGGCCGCGATCGAGCGGGATCTCAACGCCTTCATCTCCTGA
- the trxB gene encoding thioredoxin-disulfide reductase — MSDVRNVIIIGSGPAGYTAALYTARASLNPLVFEGSVTAGGALMNTTEVENFPGFKDGIMGPDLMDGMRAQAERFGAELVPDDVVSVDFSGEIKKVTDTAGTVHEAKAVIVATGSQHRRLGLPQEDQLSGRGVSYCATCDGFFFKEQDIVVVGGGDTAMEEATFLSRFARSVTIVHRRDTLRASKAMQERAFADPKISFAWDSEVAEIHGTEGKLSSLTLRNTKTGETSELPVTGLFVAIGHDPRVELFTGQLELDRDGYVQVEAPTTRTSVPGVFAAGDVVDHTYRQAITAAGTGCSAALDAERYLAALTDAEAVSSDVQV, encoded by the coding sequence GTGAGCGACGTCCGCAACGTGATCATCATCGGCTCTGGACCCGCCGGCTATACGGCTGCGCTCTACACCGCACGCGCTTCGCTCAACCCCCTCGTCTTCGAGGGATCGGTCACCGCGGGCGGCGCCCTGATGAACACCACCGAGGTCGAGAACTTTCCCGGCTTCAAGGACGGCATCATGGGTCCCGACCTGATGGACGGCATGCGTGCCCAGGCTGAGCGATTCGGCGCCGAGCTGGTCCCGGACGACGTGGTGTCCGTGGACTTCAGCGGCGAGATCAAGAAGGTGACCGACACCGCCGGCACCGTCCACGAGGCCAAGGCCGTCATCGTGGCCACCGGATCGCAGCACCGCCGGCTCGGCCTCCCTCAGGAGGACCAGCTCTCCGGCCGCGGGGTCTCCTACTGCGCCACCTGCGACGGTTTCTTCTTCAAGGAGCAGGACATCGTGGTCGTCGGTGGCGGTGACACAGCCATGGAGGAGGCCACCTTCCTCAGCCGCTTCGCCCGCTCGGTCACCATCGTGCACCGCCGGGACACCCTGCGGGCGTCCAAGGCCATGCAGGAGCGTGCCTTCGCCGACCCCAAGATCTCCTTCGCCTGGGACAGCGAGGTGGCGGAGATCCACGGCACCGAGGGCAAGCTCTCCAGCCTCACCCTGCGCAACACCAAGACGGGTGAGACGTCCGAGCTGCCGGTGACCGGCCTGTTCGTCGCCATCGGCCACGACCCCCGGGTGGAGCTGTTCACCGGTCAGCTCGAACTGGACCGCGACGGCTATGTCCAGGTCGAGGCCCCCACCACGCGCACCAGTGTCCCGGGCGTCTTCGCCGCCGGTGATGTCGTGGACCACACCTACCGCCAGGCGATCACCGCCGCCGGGACGGGCTGCTCCGCGGCACTCGACGCCGAGCGCTACCTGGCCGCCCTCACCGACGCCGAGGCCGTTTCCTCGGACGTCCAGGTCTGA
- the sigM gene encoding RNA polymerase sigma factor SigM — MGHRAPREPSDTATDDDLLHRHVAGDPDAFTEIVRRHRDRLWAVALRTLGDREEAADALQDAFVSAYRAAHTFRGQAAVTTWLHRITVNACLDRMRKAKSRRTAPLPEPGRLEDLLEPQESAADPAERQDLRRQLEEALAELPAEQRAALVLVDMQGYPVAEAARILEVPVGTVKSRCARGRSRLLPLLRHLQPRTEAEDKGRNRTPGASVPSPRNAGETGAVQGRGEKRS; from the coding sequence GTGGGACACCGCGCGCCCCGCGAGCCTTCCGACACCGCGACCGATGACGATCTGCTCCACCGGCACGTGGCGGGCGACCCCGATGCCTTCACCGAGATCGTGCGCCGCCACCGCGACCGACTCTGGGCCGTGGCCCTGAGAACGCTCGGCGACCGCGAGGAAGCCGCTGACGCCCTCCAGGACGCCTTCGTCTCCGCCTACCGGGCGGCCCACACCTTCCGCGGCCAGGCCGCGGTCACCACCTGGCTGCACCGGATCACCGTCAACGCCTGCCTCGACCGCATGCGCAAGGCGAAGAGCCGTCGCACCGCCCCGCTCCCCGAGCCGGGACGCCTGGAGGACCTCCTGGAGCCCCAGGAGTCCGCCGCCGATCCGGCCGAGCGTCAGGACCTCCGTCGCCAGCTCGAAGAGGCCCTGGCCGAACTGCCCGCCGAGCAGCGCGCCGCACTGGTCCTGGTGGACATGCAGGGCTACCCCGTCGCCGAGGCCGCCCGCATCCTGGAGGTACCGGTGGGGACCGTCAAGAGCCGATGCGCCAGGGGACGATCCCGGCTGCTGCCCCTGCTCCGACATCTTCAACCCCGCACGGAAGCGGAAGACAAGGGAAGGAACCGGACACCGGGCGCATCCGTCCCATCTCCGAGGAACGCGGGAGAGACCGGAGCCGTACAGGGAAGGGGGGAGAAGCGCTCATGA
- a CDS encoding protein kinase family protein, with translation MALTAEPAPGRPGTADDTPRTPELHSGHRLAKRYRLEECITRLDGFSSWRAMDEKLRRAVGVHILPAHHERAAAVLSAARSAALLGDPRFVQVLDAVEDNGLVHVIHEWLPDAVPLSALLAAGPLEAHEAYALASQVAQAMTAAHRKGLAHLRLTPGTVLRTAPGQFRIRGLAVDAALRGIVSDQAERADTEAIGALLYAALTQRWPYDEGAYGLAGVAGLSKGSRDSLATPEQVRAGVHRGLSEVAMRALVNDGATAASQKPACTTPEELGKALAALPRIRPADPTPTGIAGFQRTTYQRGSLGAAPTAVNPPVQPPAPPAPALPGRTGTALKWGVSALLIAALGLGSWQLADTLLKGDSPGGTTTEEQAAPPVQPNDAPEPQPIDIADITEFNPGGSDQSPSTLQNAIDDDPESDWHTKNYFGPHFANLKDGLGVVLDLGDVTTVHSVTVEAVGDTPMEFRAADPEATSAPSDPEDFTTVAEGSGESVTLAGDGTIETRYILVWLTDLPQGSDGNYRGRITDITVTGE, from the coding sequence ATGGCGCTCACCGCGGAGCCGGCGCCCGGCCGGCCGGGGACGGCCGACGACACCCCCCGCACGCCCGAACTGCACAGCGGCCACAGACTCGCCAAGCGGTACCGCCTGGAGGAGTGCATCACCCGTTTGGACGGGTTCAGCAGCTGGCGTGCGATGGACGAGAAGCTGCGTCGCGCCGTGGGTGTCCATATCCTGCCCGCGCACCACGAGCGCGCGGCCGCCGTGCTCTCCGCGGCCCGCTCGGCGGCTCTGCTGGGTGATCCGCGGTTCGTCCAGGTCCTCGACGCGGTGGAGGACAACGGACTCGTCCACGTCATCCACGAGTGGCTGCCGGATGCCGTACCGCTGAGCGCGCTGCTCGCGGCGGGTCCGCTGGAGGCGCACGAGGCGTACGCGCTGGCGAGCCAGGTCGCGCAGGCGATGACCGCCGCCCACCGCAAGGGGCTGGCGCACCTGCGCCTCACCCCCGGCACGGTGCTGCGTACCGCACCTGGCCAGTTCCGCATCCGGGGTCTCGCCGTGGACGCGGCACTGCGGGGGATCGTCTCGGACCAGGCCGAACGCGCCGACACGGAGGCCATCGGAGCGCTCCTCTACGCCGCCCTCACGCAGCGCTGGCCCTATGACGAGGGTGCCTATGGCCTCGCGGGCGTCGCAGGGCTCAGCAAGGGCTCCCGCGACTCACTGGCCACTCCCGAACAGGTCCGGGCCGGGGTCCACCGCGGTCTGTCCGAGGTCGCCATGCGCGCTCTGGTGAACGACGGCGCCACCGCGGCCAGCCAGAAGCCCGCCTGCACCACTCCGGAGGAGCTGGGGAAGGCACTGGCCGCTCTGCCCCGCATCCGCCCCGCGGACCCGACTCCGACGGGTATCGCCGGTTTCCAGCGCACCACCTACCAGCGGGGCTCGCTCGGTGCCGCACCGACGGCGGTGAACCCTCCCGTCCAGCCGCCGGCACCGCCCGCGCCGGCCCTCCCGGGCCGTACGGGTACCGCATTGAAGTGGGGTGTCTCGGCCCTGCTGATCGCGGCTCTCGGGCTGGGGAGCTGGCAGCTCGCCGACACCCTGCTGAAGGGGGACAGCCCCGGCGGGACCACCACGGAGGAGCAGGCGGCGCCCCCGGTCCAGCCGAACGACGCGCCCGAGCCTCAGCCGATCGACATCGCCGACATCACCGAGTTCAATCCCGGGGGCAGCGACCAGAGCCCCAGCACCCTGCAGAACGCGATCGACGACGACCCCGAGTCGGACTGGCACACCAAGAACTACTTCGGTCCGCACTTCGCCAACCTCAAGGACGGCCTCGGGGTCGTTCTCGACCTGGGTGACGTCACGACCGTCCACTCGGTCACCGTCGAGGCCGTCGGTGACACCCCCATGGAGTTCCGGGCGGCCGACCCGGAGGCGACATCCGCACCGTCGGATCCCGAGGACTTCACCACCGTCGCCGAGGGCAGCGGGGAGTCCGTCACGCTGGCCGGGGACGGCACGATCGAGACACGGTACATTCTCGTCTGGCTCACCGATCTGCCGCAGGGTTCCGACGGCAACTACCGTGGCCGCATCACTGACATCACCGTCACGGGGGAGTGA